In [Limnothrix rosea] IAM M-220, one genomic interval encodes:
- a CDS encoding prepilin-type N-terminal cleavage/methylation domain-containing protein: MNFFRLYLKNLLCRKQVKGFTLTELLVAIAISGLVLSGLGAGLVAVLNSNKDSTVKTDVKNQLNRAIDYINDDIARSRVAGASTPVRDTLILNYFTTEAPTVSNTIEYQLTASTDTDPWLGPNILRRRVNGGDWQVLVDGLTENNVSSELTCNDPNGLIGSGGFQACIETGTATNGTAVYRVRVGLFGELFDTEGTDTSSETLSVLVDTIARSITPTVSPPNINLVDPVDLTPELSWPAINGADNYRIYSCTTTDVTCTPIPGTDPQDGSDISGAPTGMITHQTVTAAADGERVCFTGVSISSGTQSVTGNVACTILNPTAVPTAISSSDLVVTPDIVPEVSWSRDTSAVDYYLYRCPTLDPSSPCTITVTDPTTDPNVVLSFRAPTDTAFDANIPWNETQDPPANQAFCYGVVAGNEEGYSTAASGNISPVKCGALNVGETVDSTWDIQFISFDTTVTNPQGVTWTNASPDAIKYQIRKCEIESNSSCNPETDGDLVLNGNPSPLSFNEGFEPDPGKKFCYQVRAIGVAGRVSPYSSPEQCGAAAPPLCTLDLNALGRGAVVAPKSTSTLDQRNDLIEIVTNAGFAVPTTVNNSPVFAPFLDQVSADGIVQGGQDSVDLSCDTVIKFEGYWP, encoded by the coding sequence ATGAATTTTTTTCGGCTCTATCTTAAAAATCTGCTGTGTCGCAAACAAGTAAAAGGTTTTACCCTGACAGAACTTTTAGTGGCGATCGCAATTAGTGGCTTGGTGCTGAGTGGTCTTGGTGCAGGGCTAGTAGCCGTGTTGAACAGTAATAAAGACTCTACAGTAAAGACCGATGTCAAAAATCAACTCAATAGGGCGATCGACTACATCAACGATGACATTGCCAGATCTCGTGTCGCCGGAGCATCAACGCCCGTTCGCGACACTTTAATTCTTAACTATTTCACAACAGAAGCCCCGACTGTCTCCAACACAATCGAATACCAACTGACCGCATCTACAGATACAGATCCTTGGTTGGGTCCCAATATTTTAAGACGTCGCGTTAATGGAGGCGATTGGCAAGTACTTGTCGATGGTCTCACAGAAAATAATGTCAGCAGTGAGCTAACTTGTAACGATCCAAATGGACTAATTGGCTCAGGTGGCTTTCAAGCTTGTATCGAGACAGGTACAGCCACTAATGGGACAGCCGTTTATCGTGTTCGGGTTGGTTTGTTCGGTGAACTTTTTGATACCGAAGGTACAGATACAAGTTCAGAAACGTTATCAGTTCTTGTTGATACAATCGCCAGAAGTATTACTCCTACCGTTAGCCCTCCTAACATCAATCTTGTTGATCCCGTAGATCTAACGCCCGAACTATCATGGCCAGCGATTAATGGCGCAGATAATTACCGCATTTATAGTTGCACAACGACAGATGTCACCTGTACTCCGATTCCGGGCACTGATCCCCAAGATGGCTCTGACATTAGCGGAGCACCAACAGGCATGATTACGCATCAAACAGTAACAGCTGCCGCTGATGGAGAAAGAGTCTGTTTTACTGGAGTTTCCATAAGTAGTGGAACTCAGAGTGTTACGGGGAACGTAGCTTGCACCATTTTGAATCCAACAGCTGTGCCTACAGCTATCTCTTCTAGCGACTTGGTTGTCACACCAGATATTGTCCCTGAAGTCTCTTGGTCGCGAGATACTAGTGCGGTAGATTACTATCTATATCGCTGTCCGACACTTGACCCAAGCAGTCCGTGCACCATTACAGTCACAGATCCCACTACAGACCCAAATGTTGTCCTCAGTTTTAGAGCGCCAACGGACACGGCATTTGACGCAAACATTCCTTGGAATGAAACGCAAGATCCGCCTGCGAACCAAGCATTTTGCTATGGCGTTGTGGCTGGTAATGAAGAAGGCTATTCAACGGCGGCTTCGGGAAATATTTCTCCTGTTAAATGCGGTGCCCTTAATGTTGGCGAAACTGTAGACTCTACATGGGATATTCAATTTATTTCTTTTGATACAACTGTAACAAATCCTCAAGGAGTTACATGGACTAATGCTTCCCCCGATGCAATAAAGTACCAAATTAGAAAATGCGAAATTGAGAGTAATTCATCCTGTAACCCAGAGACAGATGGGGATTTAGTCCTTAATGGAAACCCCAGTCCACTTTCATTTAATGAAGGCTTTGAACCTGATCCAGGAAAAAAATTCTGTTATCAAGTTAGGGCGATTGGTGTAGCTGGTAGAGTTAGTCCCTATAGCAGCCCAGAGCAATGTGGCGCTGCCGCACCACCTCTCTGTACATTAGATTTGAATGCTTTAGGTCGTGGCGCAGTAGTAGCGCCCAAATCCACAAGTACACTAGATCAAAGAAATGATTTGATTGAGATTGTGACAAATGCTGGGTTTGCAGTTCCTACGACAGTTAACAATAGCCCAGTTTTTGCTCCCTTCCTAGATCAAGTTTCAGCTGACGGTATAGTTCAAGGGGGGCAAGATAGTGTCGACTTGTCTTGCGATACCGTTATTAAATTCGAAGGATATTGGCCTTAG
- a CDS encoding alpha/beta fold hydrolase has product MATAVIRDVLHTYDWTGQNMSPSHNDNDDEELPTLVFIHGWLLSRSYWQPVIEELSQFYPCLTYDLRGFGESKALHHQSHDYPEQQFTLDEYSEDLKSLLTHLGIKKAWLVGHSLGGSIALWTASKLSKVVEGVVCVNAGGGIYLKEDFEKFRSAGQQIIKNRFPWLLYVPFIDLPFTRLMVHKPLARRWGRQRIKDFFAADRKAALGALLETTTEKEVHQLPQLVAQLRQPVHFLAGSQDSVMELKYVYHLASFHYSFGSRGENVTEIERCGHLAMVEHAGTVSQNLLDILSKNTCKKSL; this is encoded by the coding sequence ATGGCGACTGCAGTAATTCGAGATGTTCTGCATACTTACGATTGGACAGGACAAAATATGTCGCCGTCTCATAATGACAACGATGACGAGGAGTTACCGACGCTTGTTTTTATCCATGGTTGGCTCCTGAGTCGCTCCTACTGGCAACCGGTAATCGAAGAGCTTTCCCAGTTTTACCCTTGTTTAACCTATGATTTACGGGGATTTGGGGAATCAAAAGCCCTCCATCACCAGAGTCACGATTATCCTGAGCAACAATTTACTTTAGATGAATACTCAGAAGATTTAAAAAGTTTACTGACTCACTTGGGCATCAAAAAGGCTTGGCTGGTGGGACATTCTCTCGGTGGGAGCATTGCGCTCTGGACAGCAAGCAAACTTTCAAAGGTTGTCGAAGGGGTGGTCTGTGTCAATGCGGGGGGCGGTATTTATCTTAAAGAGGATTTTGAAAAATTTCGCTCGGCTGGTCAGCAAATTATAAAAAATCGTTTTCCTTGGTTGTTATATGTGCCGTTTATTGACCTTCCTTTCACGCGCTTAATGGTACATAAACCTTTGGCAAGACGCTGGGGTAGGCAACGTATCAAGGATTTTTTTGCCGCGGACCGCAAGGCTGCTTTGGGTGCTTTATTGGAAACGACAACGGAAAAGGAGGTTCATCAATTACCTCAACTTGTGGCGCAACTCCGGCAACCGGTTCATTTTTTAGCGGGGAGTCAGGATTCTGTGATGGAACTGAAGTATGTTTATCATTTAGCCAGCTTCCATTATTCTTTTGGCTCAAGGGGTGAGAATGTCACTGAAATCGAACGTTGTGGACATTTGGCGATGGTGGAACATGCGGGGACGGTGAGTCAAAATTTACTGGATATTTTAAGTAAAAATACGTGCAAAAAAAGTCTGTAA
- a CDS encoding GNAT family N-acetyltransferase encodes MGFLKRLLKNTADQPSTDKTTSKGLESAGQPRIFFSLDRDIDLYELEELCDKVGWARRPIRKVRKAIQHSFLVVTVWEVRNTNRKRLIGFARATSDCAFNATVWDVVIHPEFQSKGLGKGLMKFIIKKLRESDISNITLFADPQVVEFYRRLGFILDPEGIKGMFWYPS; translated from the coding sequence ATGGGTTTTTTAAAAAGACTACTCAAGAACACTGCTGACCAACCAAGTACAGACAAGACAACTAGCAAAGGGCTCGAGTCAGCCGGACAGCCACGCATATTTTTTAGTTTAGACCGGGATATTGATCTCTATGAACTGGAAGAATTATGTGACAAAGTCGGTTGGGCAAGGCGGCCGATTCGGAAAGTGCGTAAGGCTATTCAACATAGCTTTTTGGTGGTGACTGTTTGGGAAGTGCGTAATACAAATCGCAAGCGGTTGATTGGTTTTGCCCGTGCTACGTCGGATTGTGCTTTTAATGCGACGGTCTGGGATGTGGTGATTCACCCGGAATTTCAAAGCAAAGGTCTTGGTAAAGGACTGATGAAATTTATCATCAAGAAGTTGCGCGAGTCGGATATTAGTAATATCACGTTGTTTGCGGATCCTCAGGTTGTCGAATTTTATCGCCGTCTCGGTTTTATTCTGGATCCTGAAGGGATTAAGGGGATGTTTTGGTATCCTAGCTAG
- a CDS encoding DUF6679 family protein has translation MLHRKINQICNDEKEVCIFLRDQQRWIESAKITAFEGEILTIRYETEEDDEVSSWEELVRLESVGAITQKLASVPKMDVEIAISEDCPEAEQIFPHFPDSKNQD, from the coding sequence ATGCTACACCGCAAGATTAATCAAATCTGCAATGATGAAAAAGAAGTTTGCATATTCTTGCGGGATCAACAGCGCTGGATCGAAAGCGCGAAAATTACAGCGTTTGAAGGCGAGATCCTGACAATTCGTTATGAAACGGAAGAAGATGATGAGGTTTCTTCTTGGGAAGAGCTTGTTCGTCTGGAAAGTGTTGGTGCTATTACGCAAAAGCTTGCGTCTGTGCCAAAGATGGATGTGGAAATTGCTATTTCTGAGGATTGTCCTGAGGCGGAACAGATTTTCCCCCACTTCCCTGATTCTAAAAATCAAGACTAG
- a CDS encoding type II secretion system protein J, whose amino-acid sequence MLKILSKNSSKQASNSDGFTLIEVLAAIIMATVFVLITSQAIAISALYRIRAQRQSEALQWIQNDFSDIKFAALQNLTGANCDAVNADNGYAAALARAVTDPSITVDWSATAETIEPPDTPAARPNITLLNKSYSAVRTLSVFPDPPFHVMTVSYSITDPESTTLKADGTANNEIASFYTEVIPDAAFSCQ is encoded by the coding sequence ATGTTGAAAATACTTTCCAAAAATTCTAGTAAACAAGCGTCTAATTCAGATGGCTTCACGCTTATTGAGGTGCTAGCTGCCATTATTATGGCAACAGTTTTTGTTCTTATTACTTCGCAGGCGATCGCCATTTCCGCTTTATATCGTATTCGAGCCCAACGTCAATCAGAAGCATTGCAATGGATTCAAAATGATTTCTCGGATATTAAATTTGCAGCTCTCCAAAACCTAACAGGGGCAAACTGCGATGCTGTAAATGCAGACAATGGTTATGCTGCAGCTTTGGCGAGAGCAGTCACCGATCCCAGTATCACCGTAGATTGGAGCGCTACGGCTGAGACCATTGAGCCACCCGACACCCCCGCTGCGCGACCGAATATAACCTTACTTAACAAGAGTTATTCGGCGGTTAGAACCCTATCTGTATTTCCAGACCCTCCTTTTCATGTAATGACAGTGAGTTACTCAATCACAGATCCAGAAAGCACAACCCTCAAAGCTGACGGAACAGCAAACAATGAAATAGCCAGTTTTTATACAGAGGTAATTCCTGATGCCGCGTTTAGTTGCCAATAG
- a CDS encoding Tfp pilus assembly protein FimT/FimU, giving the protein MPRLVANSRLEKKRHSTLEGFTLIEVLVVVLLIAIMSAIIGPGMLGFLSRARVNSAQSELQGLLQEAQRSAIRESRSCKVRIPVTASTASGSTNDVLSISSSCVSAGTRELENVQIRHNLADISANYDPADDDPEDNLLFDFRGGTEDFLGNPSTDVENLVIVLSAEENNIFQKCIVVSDGLGLIRLGNYTPNDTSTLDTNCTASN; this is encoded by the coding sequence ATGCCGCGTTTAGTTGCCAATAGCAGACTTGAAAAAAAACGACATAGCACTTTAGAGGGTTTTACTCTCATTGAAGTTTTAGTTGTTGTATTGTTGATTGCCATTATGTCCGCGATTATCGGACCGGGAATGCTAGGCTTTTTGAGTCGTGCGAGAGTGAATTCTGCCCAAAGTGAGCTGCAAGGATTACTACAGGAAGCTCAACGTTCAGCCATTCGTGAAAGCAGAAGTTGTAAGGTGCGTATTCCTGTTACAGCTTCGACTGCTTCAGGTTCGACCAACGATGTCTTAAGTATTTCTTCGTCTTGTGTCTCAGCTGGTACAAGAGAGTTAGAAAATGTCCAAATTCGACATAATCTTGCTGATATCAGTGCGAACTATGACCCAGCAGATGATGACCCGGAGGATAATCTTTTGTTTGACTTTCGGGGTGGTACAGAGGATTTTTTAGGAAATCCATCTACAGATGTAGAAAACTTAGTCATTGTTCTTTCCGCCGAAGAGAATAACATTTTTCAAAAGTGTATTGTTGTATCCGATGGTCTTGGTCTTATTAGACTTGGTAATTACACACCCAATGACACCAGCACTTTAGATACAAACTGTACTGCGAGCAATTAA
- the prmC gene encoding peptide chain release factor N(5)-glutamine methyltransferase: MSKSLILIAATALSQWREWAQAQAIAADISLGEINWFLQALTSITALDLKLGINRDVHSQVSLTELKNLWQQRVEQRVPVQYLVGKTPWRNFELIVTPSVLIPRPETEYLIDLALEATDQNPALATGHWVDLGTGSGAIALSLVEQFPNATIHAVDRSAAALDIARKNAKAYGMSDQIQFYQGSWWEPLQEMQGKMSAMLANPPYIPSDLLPDLQTEVFCHEPHSALDGGEDGLSDIRILVSEAPNFLISGGIWLIELMKGQGQVVAQLLSQNGNYNNIQVVDDFSGCDRYVLAKRR, translated from the coding sequence TTGAGTAAATCTTTGATTCTTATTGCGGCGACAGCATTAAGTCAGTGGCGGGAGTGGGCTCAGGCTCAGGCGATCGCCGCTGATATTTCTTTGGGAGAAATTAATTGGTTTTTACAAGCGCTCACTTCTATCACAGCCTTAGATTTAAAACTTGGGATTAACCGAGATGTCCATAGCCAAGTGAGTCTCACGGAGCTAAAAAATCTTTGGCAACAACGAGTAGAGCAGCGTGTGCCCGTGCAATATCTTGTTGGGAAAACGCCTTGGCGAAATTTTGAACTGATTGTCACACCATCGGTGTTAATTCCCCGCCCCGAAACTGAATATCTCATCGACCTCGCGTTGGAAGCAACAGACCAAAATCCCGCTTTAGCCACAGGGCATTGGGTTGACCTCGGTACAGGTAGTGGGGCGATCGCCCTCAGTTTGGTAGAGCAATTTCCGAATGCCACCATCCATGCAGTAGATAGAAGTGCAGCAGCCCTAGACATTGCCAGAAAAAATGCGAAAGCGTACGGCATGTCTGACCAAATTCAGTTTTACCAAGGAAGTTGGTGGGAGCCGCTACAAGAAATGCAAGGCAAAATGAGTGCCATGCTTGCCAACCCACCCTATATTCCTTCTGATCTGCTTCCTGATTTACAAACTGAAGTATTTTGTCATGAACCCCACAGTGCCCTTGATGGCGGTGAAGATGGCCTGAGCGATATTCGGATTTTAGTCAGTGAGGCTCCTAACTTTCTCATTTCTGGTGGTATCTGGCTAATTGAGTTGATGAAAGGTCAAGGACAGGTTGTGGCTCAGTTACTCTCGCAAAACGGCAATTATAATAACATTCAAGTTGTTGATGACTTCTCTGGTTGTGATCGCTATGTCCTAGCGAAAAGAAGATAA
- a CDS encoding Tic22 family protein → MKSLVRFGHRMLLAGAAIAGTTMGLNLPAWALPEEVILQKLETVPMYMLITDDGQPIFASVEGENGEEPIGVTGVFVSPSDAENLVLARREEAKTLLEAEQAKANQDPAAISILTEQYALWQEANILPIGLDRIYQFAQSDDAENLTFKFFPTVEQLEAASQVIENDSFPGVPLFFLSIQSTDESGNPITTFPTLEAGGQIPIFFEVDPILEQIQGFENQDNLSINVMALEVFISKLANDDLPEDEQNFLKEMTLIPAEESALLIQQIIESTSGESGSTSE, encoded by the coding sequence ATGAAAAGTCTTGTTCGCTTCGGTCATCGGATGTTGCTCGCTGGAGCGGCGATCGCCGGAACTACAATGGGGCTAAATTTACCAGCATGGGCATTACCGGAAGAAGTGATTCTACAAAAGCTGGAAACTGTGCCCATGTATATGCTGATTACCGACGATGGGCAGCCAATTTTTGCGAGTGTTGAAGGGGAAAATGGCGAAGAACCCATTGGGGTAACAGGGGTGTTTGTTAGTCCTTCTGACGCAGAAAACCTTGTCCTCGCCCGCCGTGAGGAAGCAAAGACTTTGTTAGAGGCAGAGCAGGCAAAAGCAAACCAGGATCCAGCGGCGATTTCTATCCTGACTGAGCAGTATGCATTGTGGCAAGAGGCTAATATCCTGCCCATTGGCCTAGACCGCATTTATCAGTTTGCCCAAAGCGATGATGCCGAAAATTTAACCTTTAAATTTTTCCCCACGGTAGAACAGTTAGAAGCCGCGTCTCAAGTCATTGAAAATGATTCGTTTCCCGGTGTGCCGCTGTTTTTCCTCTCTATTCAATCTACCGACGAAAGTGGCAACCCCATTACGACATTCCCGACCCTTGAAGCTGGTGGACAAATTCCGATTTTCTTTGAAGTCGACCCGATTTTAGAGCAAATCCAAGGCTTCGAAAATCAGGATAATCTCAGTATTAATGTGATGGCTTTGGAGGTCTTTATTTCTAAGTTGGCGAATGATGATCTTCCTGAGGATGAGCAAAATTTCCTGAAGGAAATGACGTTGATTCCAGCGGAAGAATCGGCGCTTTTGATCCAACAAATTATTGAAAGTACGAGTGGAGAGAGTGGTAGTACGTCTGAATAG